A genomic segment from Prochlorothrix hollandica PCC 9006 = CALU 1027 encodes:
- the ubiE gene encoding bifunctional demethylmenaquinone methyltransferase/2-methoxy-6-polyprenyl-1,4-benzoquinol methylase UbiE, with translation MVSPSSSPASSAPQVQALFNRIAPVYDSLNDQLSWGLHRVWKCMAVKWANPQPGDTCLDLCCGSGDLALLLAEAVGSQGRVYGVDFAAVQLAVADRRAQQIIPSPAITWQQGDALDLPFGENTFAAATLGYGLRNVMDIPRCLGELHRVLQSGAIVAVLDMHRPAEPWLQSLQQWYLDHQVVPAAQRLGLTEDYAYIAPSLERFPRGPEQVILARQAGFRDAKHYGIAGGMMGVLVAQK, from the coding sequence ATGGTCTCACCGTCCTCCTCACCCGCCTCCTCGGCTCCCCAGGTTCAAGCCCTCTTTAACCGCATTGCCCCCGTCTATGACTCCCTCAATGACCAGCTCAGTTGGGGGTTACACCGGGTTTGGAAATGCATGGCGGTGAAGTGGGCCAATCCTCAGCCGGGGGATACCTGCTTGGATCTCTGTTGTGGCAGTGGGGATCTGGCCCTGTTGTTGGCGGAGGCGGTGGGATCCCAGGGGCGGGTCTATGGGGTTGATTTTGCGGCGGTGCAGTTGGCCGTGGCCGATCGCCGTGCCCAGCAGATCATCCCGTCCCCAGCCATTACCTGGCAGCAGGGGGATGCCTTAGATTTGCCCTTTGGGGAAAATACCTTTGCCGCCGCCACCCTGGGCTATGGGCTGCGCAATGTGATGGATATTCCCCGGTGTTTGGGGGAACTGCATCGGGTCTTGCAGTCCGGTGCGATCGTGGCGGTTTTAGACATGCACCGCCCTGCTGAACCCTGGCTACAATCCCTGCAACAGTGGTACCTCGATCATCAGGTGGTGCCCGCTGCCCAACGCTTGGGGCTAACGGAGGACTATGCCTATATTGCCCCCAGTTTAGAGCGCTTTCCCCGGGGTCCAGAGCAGGTGATCTTGGCCCGTCAAGCGGGCTTTCGCGATGCCAAGCACTATGGGATCGCGGGGGGTATGATGGGGGTATTGGTGGCC
- a CDS encoding response regulator, producing MAIDTLLVQSEQLEQDLDSLQIRGLVRENIATIHRAAQGLLKLTQPSQGDPSQRQPNGQGKILDFHLDDQGITDLSQPPSKRLVHLILHTCRGLLQDFSGQHFTHQVQILNLAAQQLQMMLDLLEQVPAHPSPWVAPLPLGSPPPHQPEPHPGILGSGPKTTPLTIVPTPSLHTPDSRSSPSPGTFLPEDLPLKPPVLPPLQVVSTPEPAPPISTPAVQGASILVVDDSRTNREVLSQYLTQEGYQVYTAINGQQALELADADRHDLILLDVVMPKPDGYEVLSHLKSHATLRHIPVIMISALDQLDSVVKGIEMGAEDYLPKPFNPVLLRARIGACLEKKHLRDQEMHYVTELKRTQTKLIQSEKMSSLGQMVAGLAHEVNNPINFIYGNLKPAQEYIQDLLTIIHSYQTSYPTPKAELQDLLEDLEIDFIEEDIFKIMKSMRVGAERIRDLVLSLRNFSRLDEAEMKPAHLEEGIDSTLLILRHQLGEQNDYLPIEVIKDYGQVPETMCYPSQLNQVFMNILNNAIDAVRENGAVTNPQIHIKTLLHGDDKIRVKITDNGCGVADGIKSQIFDPFFTTKPVGSGQGLGLSICYQIVVDKHQGRLWCRSKPGQGSEFTIEIPYCSPGQEEYPH from the coding sequence GTGGCCATTGACACCCTCTTAGTCCAAAGCGAGCAGTTGGAACAGGATCTGGATAGTCTCCAGATTCGCGGCTTGGTGCGGGAGAACATTGCCACCATTCATCGTGCTGCCCAGGGACTGCTAAAGCTCACCCAACCCAGCCAGGGAGACCCTAGCCAACGGCAACCCAACGGCCAGGGCAAAATCCTAGACTTTCACCTGGATGACCAGGGTATTACGGATCTCTCCCAGCCCCCCTCAAAGCGGCTCGTCCATTTAATCCTCCACACCTGTAGGGGCTTACTCCAGGACTTCAGCGGTCAGCACTTCACCCATCAGGTACAGATCCTCAACTTGGCGGCCCAACAATTGCAGATGATGTTGGATCTCCTAGAGCAAGTGCCGGCCCACCCCTCCCCGTGGGTTGCCCCCCTCCCCCTGGGATCGCCCCCGCCCCACCAGCCAGAACCCCATCCTGGGATCCTTGGCTCAGGCCCAAAGACTACCCCCTTAACGATCGTCCCCACCCCCAGCCTCCATACGCCGGACAGCCGCAGTTCCCCCAGCCCCGGCACCTTTCTGCCAGAGGATCTGCCCCTGAAGCCCCCCGTTTTGCCGCCCCTGCAAGTGGTCTCCACCCCAGAGCCAGCCCCCCCGATCTCCACCCCCGCAGTCCAGGGAGCCAGCATTTTGGTGGTGGACGACAGCCGGACGAACCGAGAAGTCCTGTCCCAATACTTAACCCAGGAAGGTTACCAAGTTTATACCGCCATCAATGGCCAACAAGCCCTAGAACTGGCGGATGCCGATCGCCATGACCTGATTTTGCTGGATGTGGTCATGCCGAAGCCCGATGGCTACGAGGTGCTGTCCCACCTCAAAAGTCACGCCACCTTGCGCCACATCCCCGTGATTATGATTTCCGCCTTGGATCAACTGGATAGCGTGGTCAAAGGCATTGAAATGGGAGCAGAAGATTATTTACCCAAACCCTTTAATCCGGTGCTGCTGCGGGCACGGATTGGGGCTTGCCTAGAGAAAAAGCACCTGCGGGATCAGGAAATGCACTATGTGACGGAACTGAAGCGCACCCAAACCAAACTGATCCAGTCGGAAAAAATGTCCAGTCTGGGGCAAATGGTGGCGGGGTTGGCCCATGAGGTCAACAACCCCATTAACTTTATCTATGGCAACCTCAAACCAGCCCAGGAATATATTCAAGATTTACTCACCATTATCCACAGCTATCAAACCAGTTACCCGACCCCCAAGGCCGAACTCCAGGATTTGCTAGAAGATCTGGAAATCGACTTCATTGAAGAAGATATTTTCAAGATTATGAAATCAATGCGGGTCGGGGCAGAACGGATTCGGGATTTGGTGCTGAGTTTGCGTAATTTTTCCCGTTTAGATGAAGCAGAAATGAAGCCTGCTCACCTGGAGGAAGGCATAGATAGTACCCTCCTGATTTTGCGCCATCAACTGGGGGAACAGAATGATTACCTCCCCATAGAGGTGATTAAGGACTATGGACAGGTGCCAGAAACCATGTGCTATCCCAGTCAATTGAATCAGGTTTTCATGAACATTCTCAATAATGCTATTGATGCAGTGCGGGAGAATGGGGCAGTCACCAATCCCCAAATTCACATTAAAACTCTCCTCCATGGGGACGATAAGATTCGAGTCAAAATTACGGACAATGGCTGTGGCGTTGCTGATGGCATCAAATCCCAAATTTTTGATCCCTTCTTCACCACAAAACCCGTGGGTAGTGGCCAAGGGCTAGGGCTATCCATTTGCTATCAAATCGTGGTGGATAAGCACCAGGGTCGGCTCTGGTGTCGATCGAAGCCCGGTCAGGGATCGGAATTCACGATCGAGATCCCCTATTGCTCCCCCGGCCAAGAGGAATATCCCCATTAA
- a CDS encoding TetR/AcrR family transcriptional regulator, producing MRLTQREYPIEVETKSRILEAAQRLFAEQGYDGTTTRDLARSAKVAEGTLFRHFTNKKAILVEVVTQGWVELLTDLLTELSEMGSYKAVDQVMRKRMLNFRRSQNLMRVCFMEVQFHEDLRERIQGEVVDKMIDVAEAFFQTAIDRGVYRPLDPKIIARVFLGMFMVAGFSESTILSPEASPQSMKAMAEGIADIFLNGVLASA from the coding sequence ATGCGATTGACTCAGCGAGAGTATCCCATCGAAGTCGAGACTAAAAGCCGCATTTTAGAGGCTGCCCAGCGTCTTTTTGCAGAACAGGGCTATGACGGCACCACCACGCGGGACTTAGCCCGATCGGCCAAGGTGGCAGAAGGCACCCTTTTTCGCCATTTCACCAATAAAAAAGCGATTCTTGTGGAAGTGGTAACCCAAGGTTGGGTGGAACTTCTGACGGATTTACTGACGGAATTAAGCGAAATGGGCAGCTATAAGGCAGTTGATCAGGTGATGCGCAAGCGAATGCTCAATTTTCGCCGTAGCCAGAACCTGATGCGGGTCTGTTTTATGGAAGTGCAGTTCCACGAAGATCTGCGGGAGCGGATCCAGGGGGAAGTGGTGGATAAGATGATCGATGTGGCGGAGGCTTTTTTCCAGACGGCGATCGATCGGGGAGTCTATCGCCCCCTAGACCCCAAAATCATTGCGCGGGTGTTCTTGGGCATGTTCATGGTGGCGGGTTTCAGTGAATCCACCATCCTCAGCCCCGAAGCCTCCCCCCAATCGATGAAAGCCATGGCGGAAGGCATTGCCGATATTTTTCTCAATGGGGTTTTGGCCTCGGCCTAA
- a CDS encoding DegT/DnrJ/EryC1/StrS family aminotransferase, translated as MANIPPLDLTQQYQTLGTEVNAAVTALLASGRYIGGAAVDTFEQGFAAYLGVPQVVGCNSGTDALYLALRALDIGPGDEVITSPFTFFATAETISAVGATPVFVDIDANTFNLDLGQIAAAITPRTRALMPVHLFGQPLDLQHLCALAQDHHLAVIEDCAQATGADWAGKKVGCWGDVGCFSFFPTKNLGACGDGGAIATGNADLAQRIRELKEHGSPQRYYHSAIGINSRLDALQATILTIKLRYLDQWNQQRRAVADRYTQALQGLPGLKAPQAPQGGTSVWHQYTVRIQNCGSSRRCDAPTTQPQPCETQAPRCRDWVRNHLQAQGISTMIYYPVPLHQQAVYQNLGYQPGQLPQAEQVAREVLSLPMFPELTLDQQHQVITALKDCLPKIWV; from the coding sequence GTGGCCAATATTCCTCCCCTCGACCTCACCCAGCAGTATCAAACCCTGGGCACAGAAGTCAATGCCGCCGTCACAGCGTTACTGGCCTCAGGCCGCTACATTGGGGGAGCAGCGGTGGACACCTTTGAACAGGGGTTTGCGGCATATTTAGGGGTGCCCCAGGTGGTGGGTTGCAATTCGGGAACCGATGCCCTGTACCTGGCGCTGCGGGCCTTAGACATTGGCCCTGGGGATGAAGTGATTACCTCCCCCTTTACTTTTTTTGCTACCGCTGAAACCATCAGCGCCGTGGGGGCCACACCTGTTTTTGTAGACATCGATGCCAACACCTTCAACTTAGATCTGGGGCAAATTGCCGCAGCCATCACCCCCCGCACCCGCGCCCTGATGCCCGTGCATCTCTTTGGGCAACCCCTGGATTTGCAGCACCTCTGTGCCCTGGCCCAAGACCATCATCTGGCGGTGATCGAAGACTGTGCCCAGGCCACTGGAGCCGACTGGGCTGGGAAGAAAGTGGGCTGTTGGGGAGATGTGGGCTGTTTTAGCTTTTTCCCCACCAAAAACCTGGGGGCTTGTGGGGATGGGGGAGCGATCGCCACAGGCAATGCCGACCTAGCCCAACGGATCCGGGAGCTAAAGGAACATGGTAGCCCCCAGCGCTACTACCACAGCGCCATCGGTATTAATAGCCGCCTTGATGCCCTCCAAGCCACGATTTTGACGATTAAGCTGCGGTATTTGGATCAGTGGAACCAACAACGCCGCGCCGTGGCCGATCGCTATACCCAAGCCCTCCAGGGCTTACCGGGTCTCAAGGCACCCCAAGCACCCCAGGGGGGCACCAGTGTTTGGCACCAATACACGGTGCGCATCCAAAACTGTGGCAGTTCCCGCCGGTGTGACGCGCCCACCACCCAGCCACAGCCCTGTGAAACCCAAGCTCCCCGCTGTCGAGACTGGGTGCGGAACCACCTACAAGCCCAGGGCATTAGCACCATGATTTATTACCCCGTGCCCTTGCACCAACAGGCGGTCTATCAGAACCTGGGCTACCAGCCGGGACAGTTACCCCAGGCGGAACAGGTGGCCAGAGAAGTACTGTCCTTGCCCATGTTCCCCGAACTGACCCTAGATCAGCAACATCAAGTCATTACTGCCCTAAAAGACTGTTTACCTAAAATCTGGGTCTAA
- a CDS encoding IS1634 family transposase: protein PGRPKAGEEPQGYYYHPQITLEQSEALILPYKNQTGRFILATNHLDPEVLSPFQALSFYKEQQGTERGFRFIKDPLFFASSVFLKSTSRIMALAFIMALSLLVYSLGQRKLRMALQQAEASVPNQKGKPTARPTLRWIFQGFQSIHVVLIDGVKSLIKLTEFQRLVLRFLGSHCQKYYCLS, encoded by the coding sequence TCCAGGTAGACCGAAAGCAGGTGAAGAACCTCAAGGATATTACTATCATCCTCAAATCACATTAGAGCAATCAGAGGCATTGATTTTACCTTACAAGAATCAAACAGGGCGGTTTATTTTAGCGACGAATCATCTTGACCCGGAAGTGTTGTCTCCGTTTCAAGCTTTATCCTTTTATAAAGAGCAACAAGGAACAGAAAGAGGGTTTCGGTTTATCAAAGACCCTTTGTTTTTTGCTTCTAGTGTTTTTCTCAAAAGTACGAGTCGAATAATGGCTCTGGCTTTTATTATGGCTCTGTCTTTACTGGTATATTCGTTGGGACAACGAAAGCTTCGCATGGCACTACAACAAGCTGAAGCTTCTGTGCCCAATCAAAAAGGGAAGCCGACTGCTCGACCGACTTTACGATGGATTTTTCAGGGTTTTCAATCGATTCATGTAGTCTTGATAGATGGGGTCAAGTCTTTGATTAAATTGACTGAATTTCAACGTCTAGTCTTGAGATTTTTGGGAAGCCACTGTCAAAAATACTATTGCTTGAGTTGA
- a CDS encoding 2'-5' RNA ligase family protein — MAPNWFIALPVPASPWFDHRFDPPSPAFRRCHPQDLHLTVAFLGAVTETQARAAFDRPLAWDQGAIAVGLGPIVPLGNPHRYSALSILLTLGHDRACSLLHQNQPHLLGTAGVPLDPRPPKPHITVMRPQRHASHQDRQIGLTWAEGWDLSLTDPLLLRDIALYTWTDDRQTHLFEIVDRRPL; from the coding sequence ATGGCTCCCAATTGGTTTATTGCCCTGCCTGTACCCGCCAGCCCCTGGTTTGACCACCGCTTTGATCCCCCCTCCCCAGCCTTCCGCCGCTGCCATCCCCAGGATCTCCATCTGACGGTGGCATTTTTAGGGGCAGTGACAGAAACCCAGGCTAGGGCTGCTTTCGATCGACCCTTAGCCTGGGATCAGGGGGCGATCGCCGTCGGCTTGGGTCCCATCGTCCCCCTGGGCAACCCCCACCGCTACTCGGCCCTGTCGATCTTGCTGACCTTGGGCCACGATCGCGCCTGTAGCCTGCTGCACCAGAACCAACCTCACCTCCTAGGGACCGCTGGGGTTCCCCTGGATCCCCGTCCCCCCAAACCCCACATCACGGTGATGCGCCCCCAACGCCACGCTTCCCATCAGGATCGTCAGATTGGTCTCACTTGGGCCGAGGGCTGGGATCTCAGCCTAACCGATCCCCTCCTGCTCCGGGACATTGCCCTCTACACCTGGACCGACGATCGCCAAACCCATCTCTTTGAGATCGTCGATCGCCGCCCCCTATAA
- a CDS encoding RNA-guided endonuclease InsQ/TnpB family protein, which yields KKLNQQSARFVRTGFSLKGNKLELAKLGRFKVKWSRPLPSEPSSVTIIRNTAGQYHASFVVEIGSINIEPLRPSIGVDLGIKTFAFLSTGDRVESPGYNRLDRKTRRFQRKLARQVKGSKRREKTRLRLAKLKLKTANIRKDFLHKTTTQLIHENQVVVLEDLAVKNMLGNRKLARAISEQGWGTARTMCEAKASMVNDREVRIISRWEPTSQICSDCGFRWGKVALSVRSILCVSCGTEHDRDGNAAKNIEKSGLGLTQDSKWTKNGRKTRMSGNPTALSSQPYSEQLGLFA from the coding sequence AAAGAAGCTGAACCAACAGTCGGCACGGTTTGTTCGGACGGGATTCTCCCTCAAGGGCAATAAGCTTGAACTGGCCAAGTTAGGCCGCTTCAAGGTGAAGTGGTCAAGGCCACTGCCCTCTGAACCTAGCTCTGTGACCATTATCCGTAACACGGCTGGACAATACCATGCCAGCTTTGTAGTGGAGATTGGCTCCATCAATATTGAGCCACTACGGCCCTCAATTGGGGTGGATCTAGGCATCAAAACCTTTGCCTTCCTCAGCACAGGTGATCGGGTAGAATCCCCTGGATATAATCGGTTAGACCGCAAGACGCGACGGTTTCAGCGTAAGCTGGCCCGCCAAGTTAAAGGGTCTAAGCGTCGCGAAAAGACTAGGCTGCGCCTTGCAAAGCTGAAGCTCAAAACGGCCAATATCCGAAAAGACTTTCTGCACAAGACCACGACCCAGCTCATCCACGAAAATCAAGTGGTGGTGTTGGAGGATCTGGCGGTGAAGAATATGCTTGGTAATCGGAAGTTGGCACGGGCTATCAGTGAGCAAGGTTGGGGCACCGCACGAACCATGTGCGAGGCCAAGGCCAGCATGGTTAATGATCGAGAGGTCAGGATCATCAGTCGGTGGGAGCCAACCAGTCAGATCTGTTCTGATTGTGGCTTTCGTTGGGGCAAGGTTGCTCTATCGGTTCGTTCCATCCTCTGTGTGAGTTGCGGAACCGAACATGATAGAGATGGTAATGCCGCCAAAAATATCGAAAAGTCTGGGTTGGGGCTAACCCAAGACTCTAAATGGACAAAGAACGGGCGTAAGACCAGGATGTCTGGCAATCCGACTGCTTTGTCTAGCCAGCCGTACAGCGAACAGCTTGGACTATTCGCCTAG
- a CDS encoding peptidylprolyl isomerase yields MTFDLHIGDQRITATTVMPLLARYQLIPKLAQEVILETAIAPVPCTPEETQAAVQQFCEQNKLANPEQGRAWLAQQAMDPNELENLATKGLKLQRFKEQNFGNKLESYFLQRKSALDQVVYSLIRSKDVGIAQEVYFRIEDHPDEMTALARQYSEGPESQTGGLIGPQELSTPHPVLARLLSISQPGQLWPPTRVGEWMIIVRLEKFIPAQLDETIQQRLMGELFSQWLQEQMKGVKLVSASSSPSTV; encoded by the coding sequence ATGACCTTTGATCTGCACATTGGTGACCAACGCATTACTGCCACCACCGTGATGCCTCTCCTGGCTCGATATCAGCTCATCCCCAAACTAGCCCAGGAAGTGATCCTGGAAACGGCGATCGCCCCGGTACCCTGTACCCCAGAAGAAACCCAAGCCGCCGTTCAGCAATTTTGTGAGCAGAATAAGCTAGCCAACCCAGAACAGGGACGGGCTTGGTTAGCCCAACAGGCCATGGATCCCAATGAACTAGAAAATCTGGCCACCAAGGGACTGAAGCTGCAACGGTTCAAGGAACAAAACTTTGGGAACAAGCTGGAATCCTATTTCCTCCAGCGCAAAAGTGCCCTCGATCAAGTGGTTTATTCCCTCATTCGATCGAAGGATGTGGGCATCGCCCAGGAAGTTTACTTCCGCATTGAAGATCACCCGGATGAGATGACAGCCTTGGCGCGGCAATATTCCGAAGGCCCAGAATCCCAAACCGGAGGACTGATTGGTCCCCAGGAACTGTCTACGCCCCACCCGGTTTTGGCCCGACTGCTATCCATTAGCCAACCCGGTCAACTCTGGCCCCCGACCCGGGTCGGGGAGTGGATGATCATTGTGCGCCTGGAAAAGTTTATCCCGGCTCAGTTGGATGAAACCATACAACAACGGCTGATGGGGGAACTGTTTAGCCAATGGCTACAGGAACAAATGAAGGGGGTCAAGCTGGTGTCCGCCAGTAGTTCCCCGTCTACGGTCTAG
- a CDS encoding HAD family hydrolase, with the protein MITLHCSPPHQSPVVFSNISAILFDKDGTLVRSEDFLRNLAQRRARLVDVQVPGVQEPLLMAFGVEGQQINPAGLMAVGSRQDNAIAAAAYVAETGRDWFEAMTIVDQAFQEADQYGSVKTANLNAKAEATPLFEAARSLLLSLAHQGVRLGIISGDTTANVEAFVAVSDLKDVIALAWGADRAPAKPDPACFQAACAALGVDPSQTLMVGDGTGDMAMGRSAGAAGCIGVTWGWSAPFSLHHADVILTGWEQWCGAPPA; encoded by the coding sequence ATGATTACCCTCCACTGTTCCCCTCCCCATCAGTCCCCGGTGGTATTCTCGAATATTTCCGCCATACTTTTCGATAAAGATGGGACTTTAGTACGCTCTGAAGATTTTCTGCGAAATTTAGCCCAACGCCGCGCCCGGTTAGTAGATGTCCAGGTGCCGGGGGTACAGGAACCGTTATTGATGGCCTTTGGGGTGGAAGGGCAGCAGATTAACCCCGCTGGACTGATGGCGGTGGGGAGTCGCCAGGACAATGCCATTGCGGCAGCGGCCTATGTGGCTGAAACGGGCCGAGACTGGTTTGAAGCCATGACGATCGTAGATCAAGCATTCCAGGAAGCTGATCAGTATGGATCCGTTAAAACGGCTAACTTAAACGCAAAGGCTGAAGCCACACCCCTCTTTGAAGCAGCGCGATCGCTGCTCCTGTCCCTGGCTCATCAAGGCGTGCGCTTGGGGATTATTTCAGGGGATACCACTGCCAATGTGGAAGCCTTTGTTGCCGTCTCTGACTTAAAAGACGTGATTGCCTTGGCTTGGGGAGCCGATCGTGCCCCGGCCAAACCCGATCCTGCTTGCTTCCAGGCAGCTTGTGCGGCCCTGGGGGTGGATCCCAGCCAAACCCTGATGGTGGGGGATGGGACGGGGGATATGGCCATGGGGCGATCGGCGGGGGCTGCGGGTTGCATCGGGGTCACCTGGGGCTGGTCTGCGCCCTTTTCCCTACACCACGCCGATGTGATCTTGACCGGCTGGGAGCAATGGTGTGGTGCTCCCCCAGCCTGA
- a CDS encoding serine hydrolase: protein MNFFQSSPQLQTIGDRLCDRTWQQFPSLQRHQLALTWLVYNPSLGLRATAETPVAPASQPQGYHYRGDLPIYPASVVKLVYLVAYYHWLDQGKVPRDPELERAVRDMIVDSSNDATGYVLDVLTTTTSGPPLDDLAWIQWQHQRNAINRYVAGWRWSQWAGCNANQKTWCDGPYGRERRFLGPDLSNRNRLNTLVSARLVHNIVTGALVSPAACGEMVSLLRRSLDPADLAADPENQVTGFLGAGVPRTATVWSKAGLTSQVRHDAAYVELEGDGPSFLLVAFTEGREHSNNEEILPFIAREAVAAVADIKP, encoded by the coding sequence ATGAATTTCTTTCAGTCCAGCCCCCAGTTGCAAACCATTGGCGATCGCCTGTGCGATCGCACCTGGCAGCAATTTCCCAGTCTCCAGCGGCACCAACTGGCCCTGACCTGGCTGGTGTATAACCCATCCCTGGGCCTCAGGGCTACGGCTGAGACCCCTGTCGCTCCCGCCTCCCAGCCCCAGGGCTATCACTATCGCGGCGACCTGCCCATTTACCCCGCCAGTGTGGTCAAATTGGTCTATTTAGTGGCCTATTACCACTGGTTAGACCAGGGCAAAGTGCCACGGGATCCAGAACTGGAACGGGCTGTCCGGGATATGATTGTGGACTCCAGCAATGATGCCACGGGCTATGTTCTCGATGTCCTGACCACCACCACCAGTGGACCCCCCTTGGATGATTTGGCCTGGATTCAGTGGCAACACCAACGCAACGCCATCAATCGCTATGTGGCGGGTTGGCGGTGGAGCCAGTGGGCGGGGTGCAATGCCAACCAAAAAACCTGGTGTGATGGTCCCTATGGGCGAGAACGTCGGTTTTTAGGCCCAGATCTCAGCAACCGCAACCGTTTGAATACCTTGGTGTCTGCTCGCTTGGTCCATAACATCGTCACCGGGGCGCTGGTGTCCCCCGCTGCCTGTGGAGAGATGGTGTCGTTGTTGCGGCGATCGCTGGATCCGGCAGACTTAGCCGCCGATCCCGAAAACCAAGTCACGGGTTTCCTGGGGGCTGGCGTTCCCAGAACAGCAACAGTGTGGTCCAAGGCCGGGTTAACCAGCCAAGTCCGCCATGATGCCGCCTATGTGGAATTGGAGGGGGATGGACCCTCTTTTCTGCTGGTGGCGTTTACGGAAGGGCGAGAACACAGCAATAATGAGGAAATTCTACCCTTTATTGCCCGCGAAGCCGTGGCTGCGGTGGCGGACATCAAGCCCTAA
- a CDS encoding glycosyltransferase produces the protein MTQGWGGKGRGVSVGVLIDLPWRSAAGGHVKCWEQLAQAALALEGQLDLTLHFLGDCPGQTVLAPHVRYQFHRPRWGSDRLPFLRDVADQTDLAPFHPGLGAALARHDVFHATHQLFSFGKTARIVAQRQHKPLVASIHTDVPHYTELYATAILKTQLGERGLGGQVQRLLTETWQFPQGRRRAMAHQLQGYWSHCDHVWVSRPQDQGQVGCCLPGDRISHLRRGIDTTLFHPRHRDRLWLQRTYGIAPEIPLVLFVGRLNVCKNVMVVAETLRHLLDQGLVLQGMFVGLGPLVPAIKALLGDRVLLPGQLDATDLSPLYASADLFLFPSTTEVYGNVVLEARASGLPVVITNEGGTQQLVQQSGEDGLCIPGTDPVHWAAVLAPLLRQRDRLQAMGWTAHRQVVATGPSWQRVLEEDLLPVWQRLGGVSSGSGAGARGNRKC, from the coding sequence ATGACCCAGGGGTGGGGAGGCAAGGGCCGTGGGGTTTCCGTGGGGGTTTTGATTGATCTGCCTTGGCGATCGGCGGCGGGGGGCCATGTCAAATGTTGGGAACAGTTGGCCCAGGCAGCGTTGGCCCTGGAGGGGCAACTGGATTTAACCCTCCATTTTTTGGGGGATTGTCCCGGTCAGACTGTCCTCGCCCCCCATGTGCGTTACCAATTCCACCGGCCCCGCTGGGGCAGCGATCGGCTCCCCTTTTTACGGGACGTGGCCGATCAAACGGATCTGGCCCCCTTCCACCCCGGCTTAGGGGCAGCTTTGGCCCGCCATGATGTCTTCCATGCCACCCATCAACTGTTTAGCTTTGGCAAAACCGCCCGTATTGTGGCCCAACGGCAGCACAAGCCCTTGGTGGCATCGATCCACACCGATGTGCCCCATTACACGGAACTCTATGCCACGGCTATCCTCAAGACCCAATTGGGGGAGCGGGGGCTGGGGGGGCAGGTGCAGCGGTTGCTGACGGAAACCTGGCAGTTTCCCCAGGGTCGTCGCCGTGCCATGGCCCACCAACTCCAGGGCTATTGGAGCCACTGTGACCATGTTTGGGTGTCTCGACCCCAGGATCAGGGGCAGGTGGGCTGTTGTCTACCGGGCGATCGCATTTCCCATCTGCGACGGGGCATTGATACCACCCTGTTCCATCCCCGTCACCGCGATCGTCTTTGGCTCCAACGCACCTATGGCATTGCGCCAGAGATCCCCCTGGTGCTGTTTGTGGGGCGGCTTAATGTTTGCAAAAATGTGATGGTGGTGGCCGAGACGCTGCGCCACTTGCTGGATCAAGGCTTGGTGTTGCAGGGGATGTTTGTGGGGTTGGGTCCCTTGGTCCCTGCCATTAAAGCCCTCTTGGGCGATCGGGTGCTGTTGCCGGGGCAACTGGATGCGACGGATCTATCGCCCCTCTATGCCAGTGCGGATCTGTTTCTGTTTCCCTCCACGACGGAGGTCTATGGCAATGTGGTGCTGGAGGCTAGGGCCAGCGGTTTGCCCGTGGTCATTACCAATGAGGGGGGGACGCAACAGTTGGTGCAGCAGTCGGGAGAGGATGGCCTGTGTATCCCCGGTACGGATCCCGTTCACTGGGCGGCGGTGTTGGCTCCGTTGCTGCGGCAGCGCGATCGTCTCCAAGCCATGGGTTGGACTGCCCACCGTCAGGTTGTCGCCACGGGTCCATCGTGGCAGCGGGTCTTGGAGGAGGACCTATTGCCGGTGTGGCAGCGCCTGGGTGGGGTAAGCTCTGGCAGCGGGGCTGGTGCCAGGGGGAACCGTAAATGCTAG